From a region of the Triticum aestivum cultivar Chinese Spring chromosome 7D, IWGSC CS RefSeq v2.1, whole genome shotgun sequence genome:
- the LOC123164983 gene encoding uncharacterized protein: MQSSMPAFKTAPGVQVKPSKRTKRSKPAEEPIFAEPELRTAAPDTSAYEPPPEPAHDTPTLTTDPSVEQAMEGSENPENPSLAKADDPDVKIIRTDFVEPGRPTALEVLRQRTSGTPQNPAGCVKYQVPSTFACKVLGTYFHEPPLPLSINLNRRSLS; encoded by the exons ATGCAGTCcagcatgccggctttcaaaaccgctccagg tgtacaagtaaagcccagcaagaggacgaagagaagtaagccggccgaagagccaatCTTTGCTGAACCGGAGCTCAGAACGGCTGCTCCTGATACTTCCGCTTATGAGCCGCCCCCTGAACCAGCCCATGATACTCCAACTCTCACCACTGATCCGTCCGTCGAACAAGCTATGGAAGGTTCTGAGAACCCAGAGAACCCTAGCCTGGCCAAGGCGGATGACCCGGACGTCAAAATCATCCGGACTGACTTCGTTGAACCGGGGAGACCCACCGCGCTGGAAGTGCTCCGCCaaagaacttctggaacgccgcaaaACCCGGCTGGATGTGTCAAGtaccaagtgccaagtacctttgcctgcaaagtgcttgggacttatttccatgaaccgccact gccgctatcaatcaatttgaatcggagatctctGAGCTGA